A single window of Vibrio sp. HB236076 DNA harbors:
- the yeiP gene encoding elongation factor P-like protein YeiP: MPKVSDIKKGFAVEYNGKILLVKDIEVTKPSARGASTIYRFRFTDLATGGKVDERFKADEQLDTVEMFKRAASFSYIDGDDYIFMDNEDYSQYSFKKDDIEEELLFINEEIQGLQVVLINGEAAAIDLPASVELVIEETDPSIKGASASARTKPARFATGLVVQVPEYIATGDRIIVNTAERKYMSRA; the protein is encoded by the coding sequence ATGCCAAAAGTCAGTGACATTAAAAAAGGCTTTGCTGTTGAATACAATGGCAAAATTTTATTAGTAAAAGATATTGAAGTGACCAAGCCAAGTGCTCGAGGTGCCTCGACCATTTATCGCTTCCGATTTACTGATCTGGCAACCGGCGGAAAAGTGGATGAGCGCTTTAAGGCCGATGAACAACTCGACACCGTTGAAATGTTCAAACGCGCCGCGAGCTTTTCTTATATCGATGGCGACGATTACATTTTCATGGACAATGAAGACTACTCTCAATACAGCTTTAAGAAAGACGACATTGAAGAGGAATTACTGTTCATCAATGAAGAGATCCAAGGGTTGCAAGTGGTGTTGATTAACGGCGAAGCGGCCGCGATTGATTTACCGGCCTCTGTCGAGCTCGTCATTGAAGAAACAGACCCGTCAATTAAAGGCGCTTCAGCTTCTGCACGAACCAAACCGGCCCGCTTTGCTACTGGTCTTGTTGTGCAAGTGCCCGAATACATTGCCACTGGCGATCGCATTATTGTTAATACCGCAGAACGCAAATACATGAGCCGAGCGTAA
- a CDS encoding HI1450 family dsDNA-mimic protein, with protein sequence MSELISYDDVIDAAYDIFLEMAPDNLEPADVIIFTAQFEERGAAELVETGADWPQHVGFDTADEQYAEVRIGLVNEDNDELDDVFARLLISRDPEQKFCHILWKRD encoded by the coding sequence ATGAGTGAACTGATTTCTTATGACGATGTGATCGACGCCGCCTACGACATTTTTCTCGAGATGGCGCCTGATAACCTCGAACCTGCTGATGTGATTATTTTCACTGCGCAATTTGAAGAGCGCGGCGCTGCAGAACTGGTTGAAACCGGTGCAGATTGGCCACAACACGTGGGTTTTGATACCGCCGATGAGCAGTACGCTGAAGTGAGAATCGGCCTAGTTAATGAAGACAATGACGAACTCGATGATGTCTTTGCTCGCCTTCTTATCAGCCGCGACCCTGAGCAAAAATTTTGCCATATCCTTTGGAAACGCGATTAA